DNA sequence from the Candidatus Sericytochromatia bacterium genome:
CCCAGCACTGTGTGGTGTGTCGCCGAGCGATCGTCGGGACGTGGGTCAAGGACCACTGGGGTCACGTCTATCACGCGGAGCACACACGGGAATACGCCACCTGCCAGTATTGCAGCCGGCTCTGCCACGATGCGATCGGCGGCGGAGGCGTGCGCTATCCCGATGGGCGCGCGATCTGTCGCCAGTGTCATCGCACGGCCGTGCAGCGCGAGGGCGACGTTCAACGCGTGGTCGAGGGGATGAAGGGCCGCATGGCTGGCTGGGGCATCGATCTGCGTGACGTGGCGGTTCCCGTCGGGATGGTGGATCGCCATCGCCTGGGCCAGTTGCTCGGGCGCAGTCACGCGGGCATCAAGAGCGTCAGTGGGGTGGCCCAGATGCACTGGGAGCGTCATGGACGTGAAACACGTCATCGCAGGGCCTCGATCTTCCTGCTTCACGGACTTCCGCTGCACTGGCTCGAGGCCACGGCCGCGCACGAGTTGATGCACGTGTGGAACTTTCACCGCTGTCCACCCCACAGCTTTGAACTGGAGGAGGGAGCCTGCAACTACATGAGCTACCGTGTTCATCTGGAGAAAAATGACGCCCTCGCGCAATACCATATCGAAGCCCTCATGCGGGACCCGCATCCCGCTTACGGTCAGGGCTTTCGACGGGTCAAGCGGCTGGTCGACAGCAAGGGCTTCGACACCCTGCTCACGGTCTTGCAGCGCAGTCGCGACTTTCCCTGGTTTTGAGCGCGACGCCCGGCGGCTGGACTTTGCTCACAGTTTGCGTGGGGGGGGCCGTGTTATGTTCCTCTCGGGCAGGCCTGGAAAAGGCCTGGAAGCCCCGTGCTGATTGAACGCTGAAGGGTACACCTCCACCATGGCCGCGAACATCAACCCGGCACAACCTGTCGGGCTTGCCCAGTTCCTGAGGTCCGGCGACTTCGTGCTCGCCGTCGCGATGGTGCTGGTGGTGGGCATGATGGTGGTGCCACTGCCATCGCCGCTGCTCGACCTGCTGCTGGTCACCAACATCACCCTGGCGCTGACCATGCTCATGGTCAGCCTGTACGTGCAGCGTCCCCTCGAATTCAGCACGTTTCCGTCCTTATTGCTGATCCTGACGCTTTTCCGCCTGGCTTTGAACGTGGCCACCACCCGTCTCGTGCTGCTGAACGCCGAGGCCGGTCGCGTGATCGAGGCCTTCGGCACCTTCGTGGTGGGGGGCAACTATGCGGTGGGCGTGGTCATCTTCATCATTCTGATCGTGATCCAGTTCATCGTGGTGACGAGCGGCGCGGGGCGCATTTCCGAAGTCGCCGCCCGCTTCACCTTGGACGCCATGCCCGGCAAGCAGATGGCCGTCGACGCCGACCTCAACGCCGGCATCATCGACGAAGCCGAAGCCAAGAAGCGCCGTTCCGACATCGCCCGCGAATCCGATTTCTTCGGAGCCATGGACGGTGCCTCCAAGTTCGTGCGGGGCGATGCCGTGGCCGGCATCGTGATCACGCTGGTGAACATCGTGGGCGGGTTCGTGGTGGGCATGCTGATGCTCGACATGGACGCCCTCACGAGTCTGGAGACCTTC
Encoded proteins:
- a CDS encoding LIM domain-containing protein, whose translation is MICADCREPIQGRYLRVGRLTFHPEHFRCRHCRAVIIGQYHAHEGTFLDPTCFAAHYAPRCEICTQPVLDRYVEHRGKPVHVACYGKHLAQHCVVCRRAIVGTWVKDHWGHVYHAEHTREYATCQYCSRLCHDAIGGGGVRYPDGRAICRQCHRTAVQREGDVQRVVEGMKGRMAGWGIDLRDVAVPVGMVDRHRLGQLLGRSHAGIKSVSGVAQMHWERHGRETRHRRASIFLLHGLPLHWLEATAAHELMHVWNFHRCPPHSFELEEGACNYMSYRVHLEKNDALAQYHIEALMRDPHPAYGQGFRRVKRLVDSKGFDTLLTVLQRSRDFPWF
- a CDS encoding flagellar biosynthesis protein FlhA, with product MNAEGYTSTMAANINPAQPVGLAQFLRSGDFVLAVAMVLVVGMMVVPLPSPLLDLLLVTNITLALTMLMVSLYVQRPLEFSTFPSLLLILTLFRLALNVATTRLVLLNAEAGRVIEAFGTFVVGGNYAVGVVIFIILIVIQFIVVTSGAGRISEVAARFTLDAMPGKQMAVDADLNAGIIDEAEAKKRRSDIARESDFFGAMDGASKFVRGDAVAGIVITLVNIVGGFVVGMLMLDMDALTSLETFTHLTIGDGLVGQIPSLMISTAAGIIVTRAASKANLGEEITGQLTQSPSALYVSAVVMGGLALVPGLPHLPFFLLAVGTAAVAYGKTRAQQQEKLEAETPKPQAARAPEEDRIENYLAIDQMELEIGY